The Phycodurus eques isolate BA_2022a chromosome 5, UOR_Pequ_1.1, whole genome shotgun sequence DNA segment agaaggagacttggtggtggaacctcacagtacaggaaatcatacaaggagagAGGTTAGCCAAGAAGAAGTGgcacactgagaggaccgagcagaggcgaaaggaatacattgagatgcgacacagggcaaaggtagaggtggcaaaggcaaaacaagaggcatatgatgacatgtatggcaggttggacactaaagaaggagaaaaggatctatacaggttggccagacagagggacggagatgggaaggatgtgcagcaggttagggtgattaaggatagagatggaaatatgttgactggtgccagcagtgtgctcgatagatggaaagaatactttgaggagttgattgaggaaaatgagacagaagggagagtagaagaggcaagtgtgatggaccaggaagtggcaatgattagcatgcactggaaagcagaggaatgaagattagccgaagtaagacagaatatatgtgcatgaatgagaggggtggtgggggacgaatgaggctacagggagaagagatagcaagggtggaggactttaaatacttggggtcaaccgtccagagcaatggtgagtgtggtcaggaagtgaagaaacgggtccaagcaggttggaacgggtggaggaaggtgtcaggtgtgttatgtgacagaagagtctctgcgaggatgaaaGGCAAAAtttagaagacagtggtgaggccagccatgatggatggattggagACAGTggtactgaagagacaacaggaagcagagctggaggaaatgaagatgttgacccctaaagggagaagcccaaaggaaaagaacaagACAGTGTATCCCATCAGTTAGACAATTTATTGTTTCAAGAAAAtatgcacaggtgtcaaactttttgtgctcaaggggctcatttgatttacaaaataaataaataaataaataaagaagaaaaaaagatggacCAGGTCGTCTACAGATGAGGAAAGATGGTTCATTCCTATACTAGAATCTAACCACCAGccaattagaaaataaaatagaatgtggCTTTATTACTAGGGATAAACTGATTATGTGCTGGGCAGATATTCGgcattttgacctttttttttaaattattattattttccgtTCACGTCATAAGACATGCTCCTGAGCCTGGGAACTCCTTGCGCCTTTTGTTAGACTTTTATAACAAAGATTTATATGGTCTATAagagttatatatatatatatatatatatataaaacgttCCAAATTTGAAAAGCTGTTTCATAAACATATGCCTAAAAGGCATTTGAACTTTGTAATACTCTAAATTTTGATgccaatattttccattttcaagCAAATTGAATATTGTCTCCAAATAACAGCCTCCCAAATTTTTAATTGTATCGGCCCCGAAAAAAACATATCCTATATTTACTACAGCAGCAAATACATTGAAAACCAAATATTGTCTAATCATTCTCCCAACCCTGGGAGGATTACAATTCACAACAGAGATTGAGGGcaaatgtttcacttttgcAGCCAATAATCCTGAAGCTTCTTTGGGGAAAAGAAGACCCTTTAATAAAGTTTCAAAAAGTAGGAACTAACCGGAAAGCACCCGCCttcagaaagaagaaaaaaaaaaaaaaaagcttaacgtcgAACAATTACGACGCCGTTGACTGAGAGGtagcagtttttttattttttttactttaacgcAATTACAAGGCTATCAACTTCGAATGTAGATTCTTCGGAGATTTATTTGGACGTTTTATTTTAAACACCCCAAACCGGAAGTCGTGTCGCTCACCGCCTCGTCGTCACCCATCCCACCACGTGCTCgcaatcaaaacaaaagcagcTCTTACCGGCACGCCGTCGGCCACGCGGACGCCCGAGTAGACGGTGCCGAACCCGCCGCTACCCAGCACCGAGTCCAGTCGGTACACCTTCTCAAACGGCGGCGCGTCCTCTTTGGCTGAGGAGCacagttaaaacaaaaagttgaatTCATAAGCAGTTACAAATAACTGTGAGCAAATAGGAAAACGCTAACACGTGTCGTACCACACGCACGGCAAACCAACAATGACTCATGGCTTTAAAACGACTATGATTATGAAGATGGTATATAATGAAGGCATGTTGTCGTTACCCTGTTGTTGCTTTGCCGGCGGCATTTCCACGCTGCACGCCGCCGAAGACAAGGCGGAGCCCAGTTTAGAGAGCAGCATAATTCCTGTGCGGCCCTCCTTATAATTCATGTATGGAGTTACAAACGGGTCGAAAACGTACGGCCAGCGACTCGCGAGCAGCGTTGGAAGCCTCGGTCGTTGTCACGGGCGAACTGCAAGAAAAGCACAAGCGATGTCGGCCATTTTAGTAGATGCGCGCCACTGGCTGGGCGGCCTCGCGGAGGGGTTTCAAATCAATGCATTGTTTACAACCCAAGTACCCATCCGCGACAGCACGAAACCGTAGACGTTCATTGCATACtcaaagatgaaaaaaacaaacgagtGTTTTCATGACAGTATTCAATTCATACGGAATTCCAGTCAACTTTGTGTACTATATAACTTAACCGACGACAGCGCAAGCGGACTAGTTTTAcatagtagtcgtagtagtagtagtagtagtagtagtagtaaggATATCCCGCATGTTGGTAACGCGGTTCTTCGGAACGTTTAAAGAGTACAATAACACGCTTATTTGCTTCAAGCAGATGTGGAGCCCAGACTAAAAGGGACCTTAAAGTGACCCATCATACAGCCTGTTTTAGTTTCAAAGTcaggtgaaaaacaaaaacaagggtGTTCGTGTGGAGGTCAAGGTAGATCTTGCGACCATGCTGCTGCCGAAGCAAGGCCGGCCACAACCGCGAGGGGGGGCTAGCTCATGTCTGTGTTGAATGCTAATGAGGCCAACCTCTGATCGGCCAAAATCAACACGTCGAAATGACCATTTGCGTGAGGTGGCCAATTTAATTTGAAGTCCTAATGTCAATTTCTtctttgaaaattaaaaaaggaattcgtccctgggtgggctcgaaccaccaacctttcggttaacagccgaacgcgctaaccgattgcgccacagagacatACTCTACTCCGAGTCACAGCGCCGGTCCTTTCTGTACAATTTCCATATTCCATATTCGAGCATTATTACTGATGATTAAAACTGGCAACAGCATTTACCACGAAtacaaaatattgttcaaatattttattaaataacagGTTCGTTTTCTATAATTAAATTGATTATAAATAATCAAATgcttttacatacacatttcaactttttttttttttaaaacctcatCGACAAACGACCTTCATTTGACAAATCCAATGTGGCCTTTCAACACAAAAGTTTGGCCACCCCTGGAGTCAGGAGTTGGTCAGGGGGGCAATGTGACCCGTCTGCATTGCGAACGTGACTCCACTCAGTTGTTGTCGTCTATGTTTAGCCGCTCTATTTTCAAATGGACTCCCCGTCAGAGTGAAGCAGCTTCTTGACAGCACGTCAGGAAACCTTCCAGCCACTGAAGATTTTTGAGCGAGCGTCTTAATGTCGTCACACGGCAGCGAATCTGAAAACAACAACCGCGATGTCGACTTGGGCGGTGATTGTCGGCCTGGTAGTCCCGCCACTGCCAGGCTGACGGTGGTGGTGGAGGATACTCGCTTCTCAGAGGAGAAAACTCTGCTGGTCCAGAGCTGTGACTACTTTGGCGCCCTTTACCGCTCAGGGATGAGGGAGTGTCGCCAGGAGGAGATCCACCTCCAGTGCCTGCACGCTCGTGGCTTCTTCATCACTTTGGCGGTCATGCGAGGCGAGGCGCTTGGTTTGGATGCCGACGACATCGTGGAGGCCATCCAATGCGCGGCTTTCCTGCAGGCGTCACCACTCACCAGGCACCTGGTGGACCTCGTGGACTCCGACAACTGCTTGCTCatgttccacaccgccgccaCATTTGGCCTCCTGGAGCTATACCACGCCGCTGCGCTGTACATCCGTAATATGTACGCCGACATAGAGGTGGAAGTAAGGCAGACTTTGCCATCGGAACTGATTTCTTTCGTGGAGTCGCTGACCCCAAGCGCTTTCGTGGCCGTCGGTGCCCATGTCACCTGCGGCACGAGTGAAAACATCCACGCCGCCTCCAGGACCGTCTGCTACCTGGATGAAACCGGGAATACATGGAAAACTCTGACCGATCTCCCCCTGGAGGCCAGCACCTCCATGGCGGGCGTGACCGTCCTGGACAACAAGCTCTATGTCGTCGGCGGTGTCCGCGGTCTCCACAAAGACGTCGTCGACACATGCTTCTGCTACGACGTTGAAAAGAACATCTGGACCGAGCTGGCCGGTCCCGGCCAGCCACGCTTCAACCTCGGCCTCATCGGCCAAAATGGCCACCTCTACGCCATTGGAGGAGAGTATGAGCGGATCGTGATGTCGTCTGTGGAAATACTGGATGTCCAGACCGGCAGATGGAGGTTCGCTGCCCACTTGCCTCGGCCAGCGGCGGGGGCGGCGTGCACCAAAGTCACGAGGAGAATTTTTGTGTGCTTGTGGCGGCCCATGGAGACCACTGAGATCCACGAGTATGTTCCGAGTACGGACGAGTGGCGTCTGGTCACCAGCCTCATCCGACGCCAGAGCTACGGCCACTGCATGGTGGGCCACAGGGACGATCTGTACGTGATGCGCAACGGGCCGTCGGACGACTTCCTGAGGTGCGTGATGGACTGTTACAACCTGAGCACGGGCCAGTGGACCTCTCTGCCGGGACACTTCGCCAACAGCAAGGGTTCGCTCTTCACTGCCGTGGTCCGATGCGACTCTGTCTTCACGCTCAACAGGAGCGCCACGCTGGAGTATGTTGTCCACGGGAAGACCTGGAAACCGCGACGCCAGATGAAAGGTTTCCCCCGGAGTGGATCAGTGTGGACGTTCTTGCTCAGGCTACCAATGGTCCAAATACATTCGACAAATGATTGACCATTTATATATTTGTGTCCAGGGAAACACAGACATTCCTGCTCTCGTATTCTGCTGTACATCATCTTTGGGAAGACCCGGACATATGACGCTTGATGAAAGGCTTCCTCCGGAGCGCATCGGTCCGGATGTTCTGCTACCAACGGTCCAAACACTTCAGACAAATGATTGTACTTATTATTTTGAgtacaattatttttctgtgtgaaagaaTTTGTATAAGGTGTAGTAATAAAGTTGTAGTCTTACTACTGTGAGTGTGGTGACAGATAGAATAATAaccctgtctttttttttttttcaagactattaatatattagtcattcaaactgctctcattggtAGAGaacgctgcatctttttgcacaattgtccaaaaaaataaacaataataataattgtaccggcattaccagattactagcaaccttttattgctaatTGACTGTTTTTAATCAATGCCTTTATGTCTCAATAGTattctctgttgtcgtactagagcggctgcaactgccggagacaaattccttgtgtgtttttgacatacttggcaaaataaagatgattctgattctgatataagaCAACACATTTATTATTTCTGGAAAAGTTCAATGCGATTGGctgtggctggcaaccaattcatgGCGTCCCCCGCCTcttccccaaagtcagctgaggtaggctccagcaccaccGCGACCTGCGTAAGGAGAAGCGCTGCGGAAAATGATGGACGGATGGCTGTTTAGATGTTAGTAATGCTAACTAGAAAATACTTTTCCAGGAAACAGTTTGGGCTGGTAATGTATGGTGCAGCAACATCAAAGTGCGGCCCAAAACAGTGGGATTAATAATGTATTGGtttgaataataattattaattatggtaattaataatttttattatttaatctGTTTGTCTGGTTGTAATGCTGCATTCAAGGCTACTGGGAATTTGTACAACTTCCATTTTGGAGCCCAAATTACGCTTctctgccgccatcttgtgtccACGGAGATTTACGGCGACATTTTGTGCTCGTTTCCGTGGGAGGAGGAGACCGGACTCGACGTGCAGCTAGCTCCACACGCGTTCAAGTTCATAACGTGCCTTGTTTGCCGGCTTGGAGGTTGTTTCGCAccggaaaaaaagaagaagaaacagccCACCAAACAGCTCCTTGTGCTTCCGGTAAGCTTGCTCATGTGATGCATTCGCCACACTTTGGGGCGGAAGTAAGCGTCAAAACAAACTTTTGAGGTCAGGCTGGGAAAACTTTTGGGCAAAGTttgatttttaataataaagtagttaataaagtaaaaaaaagaaaacagtatgttctgataataattataatttattattttgaagtaATATAATCGTAATTCattcaccaattatttaatttaaaaagtaatattttaaaatttcatcaaaaatgatttgttataatcatacaataatttATGAATGTTTACTTTAATTGGTTtacattaaccaattatttaataacaaatgttttaaaaatagttttgtaaaatatatatatatattttttttactgaaacgataataaaatgttttgtagtCTTATAAAGTCATTACattgtaattgatttattttttaaattgagaacAACTAAAATCGTGCATTTGACGTTAAATAGTTTGCTTACATCATTCAATAAGTCACCCAGCCatgcattttcttctgcttatggGGTCGCAGGGGCcgaagcagggaagcccaaattccctctccccagccatttcaTTCAGCAATAAGTCATATATTTGTAATTGAAATATTCAATATTAATTAACCATTTATTTCATGCAATACTCATTTGCctaatatttttaattgtattatttacaaaaaaatatctaaccaatgatttaattgaataaaaaaaaacacatttattttatttaagacTATTTTGGATAAAACATGATTAAACGAATGCATGATATATCCCAGGACTCTCAGGACACCAAACCAACCAAATGAAGTAAACAAATCACGTGACCACGCTCGCCCTCGCGGACTCTGACCCTTCACAATAAAACTGGACTTCGGTCTGCCTTTAAACATAAACTTGAAGTCAGCAAAACAGGCAAGACtcattttgtcaatttttttttcccgctaAATAATAACTTTTGTCAATGTTTAGTCATGTTAATCAGTGACCTTTGCCTACAGAGCGCTTTTCGCATTTGTGCAAATGCAAGGTTACCTAAGGACAATGAAAGACTCCATCAAAGTTTAACAGATTATACAATCTAGTCACAAAATACATGCAAGGTAACtggacgcacacacaaagactgattttcttttctaaaCATGGCTCAGATTTTAATCTTGTAATTTACGATCTTTCCCTCtcaaaataatactttattttcatcCTATTACCATATTACCTTCTCCACAAATTCCAGAAGCTTCCCAATCGTGTGACCTCCTGTGAAAGGTCATCATGTCGAGTCGGCAGCTTGCCGTCAAACTGTCGGTTAGTCCGTCCAGAGGCCTGGTGGACGAGAAGTTGGCCATCCTGGTGAAGAGTGCGCCCCCTGGGGCCCGGCTCACCCTCCGCGCCTTCCACCGCTGCGAGAATGGACACGGATGGGAGGCCTTCGCTCACTACCTGACGGACGCTGCAGGCTCCCTCAACGGTACGTCGCGCGCCTTCTCTGCACCGTTACGGAAACGGTACTGGAAAGTTCTGGGAATGTTTACGGGAACGTAAAGCACCATTACAGTACGTGAGGGTCCTCGTGCACCTTTTCGGGAACATGAGGGAAACGGTACCGTTTGGTTACCGGAATGTTACTGGAAAGCTATAGGACCATGACTGGAATATTCTGGGAATGTGAAGGGGAACTTTATGGGAATGTTACGGGATTTTTACAGGAATGTTGCGTATCTGACGAACACTGGCGAGTCTCTCAAAGGTGCGAAGGGGCATGCGTGCCTTCCCAGAACTTTATTGAAATGTTTATGATGTCATCACAGGAACGAATCTTGAAGGGAACATTATAGGAATGATACAAGAACGTTACGAGATCTTTACACAAACAAATCTTGTTAGGAACATTCCATAAACATCACGGGAACCTTCTGGCATGTTGCGTACCTGGCGGTGCGTCAGGGCACATGCACTTTTCCGGAATGTTGTTACGGGAAAAGTTACTAGACCCTTAGAGAATCTTGACGGGAACATTACGGAAATGTTACGGCACTGTAATGGGAATGTTACATAAATGACGGACGCCTGCGTCTCGCTCAATGCTACGTTGGGGCGTTTCTCTACGGGAATGTGAAGGGACCGGAGAAACATTACGGGACTCTTATGGTACATTACATACCTGATGGTCGCTCACTCACAGCAACAGTGAATCATTTCTTGTATTCACTGTTGCTGC contains these protein-coding regions:
- the kbtbd13b gene encoding kelch repeat and BTB domain-containing protein 13 translates to MSSHGSESENNNRDVDLGGDCRPGSPATARLTVVVEDTRFSEEKTLLVQSCDYFGALYRSGMRECRQEEIHLQCLHARGFFITLAVMRGEALGLDADDIVEAIQCAAFLQASPLTRHLVDLVDSDNCLLMFHTAATFGLLELYHAAALYIRNMYADIEVEVRQTLPSELISFVESLTPSAFVAVGAHVTCGTSENIHAASRTVCYLDETGNTWKTLTDLPLEASTSMAGVTVLDNKLYVVGGVRGLHKDVVDTCFCYDVEKNIWTELAGPGQPRFNLGLIGQNGHLYAIGGEYERIVMSSVEILDVQTGRWRFAAHLPRPAAGAACTKVTRRIFVCLWRPMETTEIHEYVPSTDEWRLVTSLIRRQSYGHCMVGHRDDLYVMRNGPSDDFLRCVMDCYNLSTGQWTSLPGHFANSKGSLFTAVVRCDSVFTLNRSATLEYVVHGKTWKPRRQMKGFPRSGSVWTFLLRLPMVQIHSTND